One window of the Lemur catta isolate mLemCat1 chromosome 6, mLemCat1.pri, whole genome shotgun sequence genome contains the following:
- the PHF5A gene encoding PHD finger-like domain-containing protein 5A has protein sequence MAKHHPDLIFCRKQAGVAIGRLCEKCDGKCVICDSYVRPCTLVRICDECNYGSYQGRCVICGGPGVSDAYYCKECTIQEKDRDGCPKIVNLGSSKTDLFYERKKYGFKKR, from the exons ATGGCTAAACATCATCCAGATTTGATCTTTTGCCGCAAGCAGGCTGGTGTTG CCATTGGAAGACTATGTGAAAAAT GTGATGGCAAGTGTGTCATCTGTGATTCCTATGTGCGTCCCTGCACCCTGGTGCGAATATGTGATGAGTGTAACTATGGCTCTTACCAGGGGCGCTGTGTGATCTGTGGAGGCCCTGGAGTCTCCGATGCCTATTATTGTAAGGAGTGCACCATCCAGGAGAAGGAT AGAGATGGCTGCCCAAAAATTGTCAATTTGGGGAGCTCTAAGACAGACCTCTTCTATGAACGCAAAAAATACGGCTTCAAGAAAAGGTGA